A single genomic interval of Spirosoma taeanense harbors:
- a CDS encoding HAD family hydrolase — translation MSTLETSSLKLIAFDADDTLWVNEPNYVNVQQRLGDLLSHHIDQPTLSRHFYATQIRNLQLFGYGAKGFTLSMIETAIELTQGRVTGLEIQQIIDIGKELLAFPIEVLDGVRDALETLAKRFDLMVLTKGDLFDQESKIARSGLGHFFKYVEIISEKDERSYQRILQRYGLQPEEFLMIGNSLKSDVLPVLHIGAQAVHIPYVITWAHERVGEEQLQGKSFATLASMHDLLNWLEVTAD, via the coding sequence ATGTCCACCTTAGAAACGTCATCTCTGAAATTGATTGCCTTCGACGCGGATGATACGCTTTGGGTCAACGAGCCAAACTATGTCAATGTTCAGCAGCGGCTTGGCGACCTGTTGTCGCATCACATAGATCAGCCGACGTTATCCCGGCATTTTTATGCCACGCAGATTCGCAACCTGCAGCTGTTTGGTTATGGCGCTAAAGGGTTTACGCTCTCCATGATTGAGACGGCCATTGAACTCACGCAGGGCCGGGTGACGGGGCTGGAGATTCAGCAAATTATTGACATCGGCAAAGAACTGCTGGCATTTCCCATTGAAGTGCTCGATGGCGTTCGGGATGCGCTGGAAACGCTGGCTAAACGATTTGATCTGATGGTGCTGACAAAAGGCGATCTGTTTGATCAGGAAAGCAAGATTGCCCGTTCGGGCCTGGGCCATTTCTTCAAATACGTTGAAATCATCAGTGAAAAAGATGAACGGTCCTACCAGCGGATTCTTCAGCGATACGGCTTGCAGCCTGAGGAATTTCTGATGATTGGCAACTCGCTGAAATCGGACGTGCTGCCGGTTCTGCACATTGGTGCGCAGGCGGTTCATATTCCCTACGTCATTACGTGGGCGCACGAGCGGGTAGGTGAGGAGCAACTACAGGGAAAATCGTTTGCTACGCTGGCGAGTATGCACGATCTGCTGAACTGGCTGGAAGTTACAGCAGATTGA
- a CDS encoding TonB-dependent receptor gives MNRNVLSILLTLISCAVLAQTGTVRGTVKDGKTKEALIGCTVRIDGTQLGGTTDIEGGFAITNVPAGTQKVIISYISYQTKEIPNVRVESGNTTAIETELDEEGKSLQEVVVRASRATNTEVAVITEIKQMKPLAVGISAQQIQKSQDRDAAAAIRRVPGISIVDNRFVLIRGLGTRYNNVLINDVITPSTEVESRSFSFDIVPSNILDRMIVYKSGSAENPGDFAGGIIKIYTKRRPDQNFTDVGFTIGYRPNTTFRSVLSHDRGGMSFLGLWNKEQQIPTSFPARANDFNALNAAQRAAYARLLPNAWGLRQVTVNPDVRLALNLGRRFEIGNTRISNLTSINYSLTNQATDIDLSIYQNGATANDVFERYDDANYQRQTRLGVLHNWTLRFTPRFTLEWKTLFNLMSTTETLNRMGQRVVDGLDVQAFSERFENRSIVSTQVSGEHSFSELSKFNWIGAYSYSGRWEPDWRRARFQRTTGAVGTDGQLAPFSAIIPNQPNPIDNGRFFSNLGEHAVSAIGNYEHTFGNPTDREPNRFKAGFYTEQRNRTYSARFYGYERVGNVSTSILGQPLNTIFGANNITGQPGGFSLLDGTKDLDSYRGINTYGAAYVQGDVNLGSRINVTLGFRGEFNNQTLHSDINRVTTTLVDRTIFSPLPSLNAIYKLSDRQNFRLAYSATVNRPELRELAPFTYYDFNLLADVRGNPTLTTASIQNLDAKYEFYPTPNEVVSITGFYKQFTNPIETFLLPAANGLAYTFINARSARNYGVEIEVRKGFAGSASAFLQNIQFVGNASFINSRINLGQSVTGPDLSGRIGQYDLTNIQAAERPLQNQSPYLINAGVYYAQPNGWQANLLYNVAGPRIFAVGNQNQPTVYEMARNVVDFNISRQFGKQLELRFGIQDILNAPFRFAQDYNDDGKISKDVTSQNTSADQNYRVYRRGQYFTLTGVYTFGRRTIIP, from the coding sequence ATGAACCGCAACGTTTTAAGTATTCTTCTCACTCTAATTTCATGCGCCGTACTGGCGCAGACCGGCACTGTCCGGGGAACCGTCAAAGACGGTAAAACCAAAGAAGCCCTTATTGGCTGTACTGTCCGGATTGACGGTACGCAACTCGGTGGCACAACCGACATTGAAGGAGGCTTCGCAATCACCAACGTACCAGCCGGTACTCAGAAGGTAATCATCTCGTATATTTCATACCAGACGAAAGAAATTCCCAACGTTCGGGTTGAGTCGGGCAATACGACCGCCATCGAAACCGAACTGGACGAAGAAGGTAAATCACTACAGGAAGTTGTCGTTCGGGCCAGCCGCGCAACCAACACCGAAGTTGCCGTAATCACTGAGATCAAGCAGATGAAGCCGCTGGCAGTGGGTATTTCGGCGCAGCAGATTCAGAAATCACAGGATCGCGATGCGGCAGCCGCTATCCGCCGGGTTCCCGGCATCAGCATTGTTGATAACCGCTTCGTGCTGATACGTGGTTTAGGCACACGTTATAATAACGTACTGATCAACGACGTGATTACGCCTTCGACCGAAGTTGAATCGCGCTCGTTCTCGTTTGACATTGTACCCAGTAACATTCTCGACCGGATGATTGTCTACAAATCTGGTTCGGCCGAGAACCCCGGCGATTTTGCCGGTGGTATCATCAAGATATACACGAAGCGTCGGCCCGACCAGAATTTTACGGATGTCGGCTTTACGATCGGTTACCGGCCAAACACGACCTTCCGCAGCGTTCTGTCACACGACCGGGGCGGAATGAGTTTCCTGGGCTTGTGGAATAAAGAGCAGCAGATTCCGACGAGCTTTCCGGCGCGGGCCAACGACTTCAACGCATTAAATGCTGCACAACGGGCCGCCTATGCCCGGTTGCTGCCAAACGCCTGGGGGCTGCGTCAGGTAACCGTAAACCCTGACGTTCGTTTAGCGCTTAACCTGGGTCGTCGGTTCGAGATCGGTAACACCCGGATTAGTAACCTGACGAGCATTAACTACAGCCTAACCAATCAGGCCACCGACATCGATCTGAGCATTTATCAGAACGGCGCTACGGCTAATGATGTGTTTGAACGGTACGACGATGCGAACTACCAGCGGCAGACCCGGCTGGGCGTTCTGCACAACTGGACGCTGCGGTTTACGCCCCGCTTCACGCTGGAATGGAAAACGCTGTTTAACCTGATGAGTACAACCGAAACGCTGAACCGTATGGGCCAGCGCGTGGTGGACGGACTGGACGTACAGGCCTTCTCGGAGCGCTTCGAGAACCGCAGCATCGTCAGCACGCAGGTGTCGGGTGAGCATTCGTTCAGCGAACTGTCGAAGTTCAACTGGATCGGGGCTTATAGTTACTCGGGACGCTGGGAGCCGGACTGGAGACGGGCCCGTTTCCAGCGGACAACCGGAGCCGTTGGCACAGACGGTCAGCTAGCTCCTTTCTCCGCTATCATTCCCAATCAGCCTAACCCCATCGACAACGGCCGTTTCTTCTCGAACTTGGGTGAGCATGCAGTCTCTGCAATTGGTAACTACGAGCACACATTTGGCAACCCCACCGACCGGGAGCCCAACCGTTTCAAGGCCGGATTTTATACCGAACAGCGTAACCGAACCTACTCGGCCCGGTTCTATGGATACGAGCGGGTAGGTAATGTGTCTACCTCAATTCTGGGTCAGCCGCTGAATACCATTTTTGGTGCCAATAACATTACAGGTCAGCCCGGTGGATTCTCGCTGCTCGACGGTACGAAAGACCTGGATTCTTACCGGGGGATCAATACGTACGGCGCTGCCTATGTTCAGGGAGACGTAAATCTGGGTTCACGGATTAATGTGACACTGGGTTTCCGGGGCGAGTTTAATAACCAGACCCTGCACTCAGACATTAACCGCGTTACGACAACCTTAGTCGACCGAACAATTTTTAGTCCGCTGCCCTCGCTGAACGCGATTTATAAGCTGAGCGACCGGCAGAACTTTCGTCTGGCTTATTCGGCAACCGTAAACCGTCCTGAATTGCGGGAATTGGCGCCGTTTACCTACTATGATTTTAACCTGCTGGCCGATGTCCGGGGTAATCCAACGCTGACAACGGCAAGTATTCAGAATCTGGATGCCAAATACGAGTTTTACCCCACACCGAACGAGGTAGTCTCAATTACGGGTTTCTATAAGCAGTTTACCAACCCCATCGAAACGTTCTTGCTGCCTGCTGCCAATGGCTTAGCATACACGTTCATTAACGCCCGGTCGGCGCGTAACTACGGGGTTGAAATCGAGGTGCGGAAAGGATTTGCCGGTTCGGCCAGCGCTTTCCTGCAAAACATTCAGTTCGTTGGAAACGCATCGTTCATCAACAGCCGGATTAACCTGGGCCAGTCGGTTACAGGGCCGGACCTGAGCGGTCGAATTGGTCAGTATGACCTTACCAACATTCAGGCTGCCGAGCGGCCCCTGCAAAACCAGTCGCCCTACCTGATCAACGCGGGCGTCTATTACGCACAACCGAACGGCTGGCAGGCTAACCTGCTCTACAACGTAGCGGGCCCGCGCATTTTCGCCGTTGGTAACCAGAACCAGCCTACGGTTTATGAAATGGCTCGTAATGTAGTAGATTTCAATATTTCCCGCCAGTTTGGCAAGCAGCTGGAGCTTCGGTTCGGGATTCAGGACATTCTCAACGCTCCGTTCCGCTTTGCGCAGGACTATAATGACGACGGCAAAATCAGTAAAGACGTAACCTCGCAGAATACCTCGGCAGATCAGAACTACCGGGTCTACCGCCGGGGGCAGTACTTCACCCTGACCGGTGTGTACACCTTCGGACGTCGGACGATAATCCCTTAA
- a CDS encoding IPT/TIG domain-containing protein, whose protein sequence is MKFMNRWQYLLLLVTGLFAAVSACKNTEEPAPVTSITSINPTSAPVGSTLVITGTNFNTNPASNTVAFGNVQAQVVSATSTQLVVTVPQNAGTAVSITANGQTAQFSGQFNTANKPIIEVVTSISANTTWTANNVYLIRGFVYVRAGAVLTIEPGTIIKGGGGALDPSGQNRGGTLIIQPGARIEAKGTAQRPIVFTSNAAAGQRKYGDWGGVVLIGRAPTNRPSATPFEGGIEGTYGAYTELTDNSGTLQYVRIEFPGIALTTSANSEVNGLTLYGVGSGTTIDHVQVSYSGDDSYEWFGGTVNQKYLVAFRGFDDDFDTDHGYSGKVQFALSLRDPNAADQSGSNSFESDNFNPGENTAAQGPAAPNNGLPLTQPIFANVSSFAFQSTPNTNPTSGGSGPYQSAMHLRRNTAISIYNSVFSGWPEGLRLDGTATGTLANVNSGALDLQGITIANAVTPVRGAGSITNDQATAFFSNAAKKNTVVASTDVAALLNAQTFNLTAPSFLPPTGSALLVAGNAVTGGKLADSFFTSAPYRGAFNGTDNWLAGWTNFDPQNTNYDR, encoded by the coding sequence ATGAAGTTCATGAATCGCTGGCAGTATCTCCTGCTTCTGGTAACGGGCCTGTTTGCAGCCGTTTCGGCCTGTAAGAACACCGAGGAACCGGCCCCAGTGACGAGCATTACCAGCATCAACCCTACGTCAGCTCCGGTTGGCTCGACACTAGTCATAACGGGTACTAATTTCAATACAAATCCAGCCAGTAATACAGTAGCCTTCGGCAATGTGCAGGCGCAGGTTGTATCCGCAACTTCAACGCAGTTAGTGGTAACGGTGCCCCAGAACGCCGGAACCGCAGTTTCCATAACGGCAAATGGTCAGACCGCCCAGTTCAGCGGTCAGTTCAATACGGCTAATAAGCCGATTATCGAAGTCGTCACGAGTATTTCGGCCAACACAACCTGGACGGCCAACAACGTATACCTGATCCGTGGCTTCGTCTACGTTCGGGCGGGCGCGGTGCTGACCATTGAGCCGGGAACGATCATTAAAGGTGGCGGTGGAGCACTCGATCCGTCGGGTCAGAACCGGGGCGGTACGCTGATTATTCAGCCGGGCGCCCGGATTGAAGCGAAAGGAACCGCTCAGCGGCCTATTGTTTTCACGTCGAACGCAGCCGCCGGTCAGCGGAAATACGGTGACTGGGGGGGGGTGGTTCTGATCGGCCGGGCACCAACCAACCGGCCCTCGGCTACACCGTTTGAGGGCGGTATTGAAGGAACCTATGGTGCCTACACTGAACTCACTGATAATTCAGGTACGCTCCAGTACGTTCGGATTGAGTTTCCCGGTATTGCGCTGACAACAAGCGCCAACAGCGAAGTAAACGGTCTGACGCTGTATGGTGTGGGCTCAGGCACGACTATCGACCACGTTCAGGTGTCGTACAGTGGTGACGATTCGTATGAGTGGTTTGGCGGTACGGTAAATCAGAAATATCTGGTTGCCTTCCGGGGCTTCGACGACGACTTCGATACCGACCATGGTTACAGTGGTAAAGTACAGTTTGCCCTATCGCTGCGTGATCCGAACGCAGCTGACCAGTCGGGCTCTAACTCGTTCGAGTCGGATAATTTCAATCCCGGCGAAAACACCGCAGCACAGGGCCCTGCCGCTCCGAACAATGGTTTGCCCCTAACGCAGCCCATTTTCGCTAACGTCAGCAGCTTCGCGTTCCAAAGCACGCCTAACACGAACCCAACCTCAGGTGGCAGCGGTCCTTACCAATCGGCCATGCATCTACGCCGGAACACGGCTATCAGCATTTACAACTCGGTCTTCAGCGGCTGGCCGGAGGGGCTGCGGCTCGATGGTACGGCTACGGGTACGCTGGCTAACGTAAACTCGGGTGCGCTGGACCTGCAGGGAATCACCATTGCCAACGCCGTGACACCGGTGCGGGGTGCTGGTTCCATCACCAATGATCAGGCGACGGCGTTCTTCTCCAATGCAGCCAAGAAGAATACAGTAGTAGCGTCAACGGACGTAGCAGCGCTGTTAAACGCTCAGACGTTTAACCTGACGGCACCTAGTTTCCTGCCACCTACGGGTTCGGCTCTGCTAGTAGCGGGCAATGCCGTAACGGGCGGTAAGCTGGCCGACTCATTCTTTACGAGCGCTCCGTACCGGGGAGCATTCAATGGAACGGATAACTGGCTAGCTGGCTGGACCAACTTCGATCCGCAGAATACTAACTACGACCGTTAA
- the ruvX gene encoding Holliday junction resolvase RuvX, translating to MARLLAIDYGAKRTGIAITDPLQLIASALETVPSHELLKYLKAYVAREPVEAFIVGLPKRLDGTDTDNTPRVRKFVTHLQNALPDIPVYWHDERFTSAMALQAMIASGSTKKDRRDKGNIDKVSAAIILQSYMESKT from the coding sequence ATGGCTCGACTCTTAGCAATTGATTATGGCGCAAAGCGCACCGGCATTGCCATAACGGACCCGTTACAGCTCATTGCCTCAGCGCTGGAGACGGTTCCCTCGCACGAATTGCTGAAGTACCTGAAGGCTTACGTAGCGCGGGAGCCGGTTGAAGCGTTCATAGTTGGCCTGCCCAAACGGCTCGACGGCACCGATACGGATAATACGCCCCGCGTCCGGAAGTTCGTCACGCACCTGCAGAACGCGTTGCCCGACATTCCGGTTTATTGGCATGACGAACGTTTTACCTCTGCAATGGCTCTGCAGGCCATGATTGCGAGTGGCAGTACAAAGAAAGATCGACGCGATAAGGGCAACATTGACAAAGTCAGCGCAGCCATTATTCTCCAGTCGTATATGGAAAGCAAAACGTAA
- a CDS encoding amidohydrolase codes for MLRVTLLQPNLYWHDPVANRAMLEEQIFSLPEPTDLIVLPEMFTTGFTMGAQAVAEPMNLTTFRWMKQMAAQTGAVVTGSYVVQESSNGSARKFFNRLVWMQPDGQYDTYDKRHLFRMAGEDGVYTAGTRRIVKEWKGWRICPLICYDLRFPVWSRNVSSGSVSPDNQAAIGSAFDYDLLLYVANWPAARRNAWNILLQARAVENLSYVIGVNRVGEDGNGHPYTGDSAIIDPKGEVLFRQSDIEAIHQHSLSLDELRAFREKFPANLDADRFNLL; via the coding sequence ATGCTTCGAGTTACTCTCCTTCAGCCGAATCTTTACTGGCACGACCCCGTAGCCAACCGGGCTATGCTGGAGGAACAGATTTTTTCGCTCCCCGAACCTACGGATCTGATTGTGCTGCCCGAAATGTTTACCACGGGTTTCACGATGGGGGCGCAGGCCGTAGCGGAGCCGATGAACCTTACAACGTTTCGGTGGATGAAGCAGATGGCCGCCCAGACCGGAGCCGTTGTAACAGGCAGCTATGTGGTGCAGGAAAGCAGTAACGGGAGCGCCCGTAAGTTTTTTAACCGACTCGTCTGGATGCAGCCCGACGGGCAATATGATACGTACGATAAGCGTCACCTGTTTCGCATGGCGGGCGAAGATGGCGTTTATACGGCCGGTACCCGCCGGATTGTGAAAGAGTGGAAAGGGTGGCGCATCTGCCCGCTTATCTGTTATGACCTTCGCTTTCCGGTCTGGAGCCGCAACGTAAGCTCTGGATCCGTATCTCCCGACAACCAGGCAGCCATAGGCTCCGCCTTTGACTACGATCTGCTGCTTTACGTCGCCAACTGGCCAGCCGCCCGGCGGAATGCCTGGAACATTCTCCTGCAGGCACGGGCGGTCGAGAATCTAAGTTACGTGATCGGCGTCAACCGGGTTGGTGAAGACGGGAACGGTCACCCATACACGGGCGATTCGGCGATTATTGATCCAAAAGGTGAGGTCCTGTTCCGGCAGAGCGACATTGAGGCTATTCATCAGCATTCGCTTTCGCTCGATGAGCTAAGGGCGTTTCGCGAAAAATTCCCGGCGAATCTGGACGCCGACCGATTCAATCTGCTGTAA
- a CDS encoding nucleotidyltransferase family protein has product MTIPILLLAAGASTRLEGKPKQLLPYKDKSLIRYMAEMALSLQTGPVVVVLGAQHERMTAELADLNLLTPFNADWPEGMASSLRVGLNALADQSFDAFLVLLTDQPHVTADLLRQLIHTRQQTGRGIVASRYGEPGNLGVPALFDSRYQDAFMRLSGDVGARKLIQQHADDCEGVPFPLGAIDLDTWQDVRNWQASSQSQQ; this is encoded by the coding sequence ATGACTATTCCTATTCTTCTGCTGGCGGCTGGTGCATCAACCCGGCTGGAAGGAAAACCCAAACAGTTATTACCGTATAAGGACAAGTCGCTGATCCGGTATATGGCCGAAATGGCCCTGTCGTTGCAGACTGGCCCTGTCGTAGTCGTGCTGGGCGCCCAGCACGAGCGGATGACAGCCGAATTGGCTGATCTAAACCTTTTGACTCCCTTTAATGCAGACTGGCCAGAAGGCATGGCTTCTTCGCTGCGCGTTGGTCTGAACGCCTTAGCGGATCAGTCCTTTGACGCATTCCTGGTTTTATTGACCGATCAACCCCACGTAACCGCCGACCTGCTGCGCCAGCTCATTCATACCCGCCAGCAGACGGGTCGGGGTATTGTGGCCAGCCGCTACGGAGAACCGGGAAATCTGGGCGTACCGGCTTTATTCGATAGTCGCTATCAGGACGCGTTTATGCGGTTATCCGGCGATGTGGGTGCCCGTAAACTCATTCAGCAGCATGCCGATGACTGCGAAGGCGTTCCTTTTCCGTTGGGCGCGATTGATCTGGATACCTGGCAGGACGTAAGGAACTGGCAGGCTTCATCACAAAGTCAGCAGTAA
- a CDS encoding DUF4301 family protein, which yields MQFTEQDQAQIQAQGITSNQIDQQIQHFVQGFPYLNVIKAATIGDGIVRVSDEQLPAYLRRFDEAAHERDLVKFVPASGAATRMFKSLFAALDGKFDKSVDEVFARLTDFAFYDDLKAAMTAKGADLDKALAENDRQTVLRFLLTDEGLDYGSLPKGLLKFHRYLDGPRTPVEEHLVEGAAYANSDGLVRIHFTVSPEHRERFEQLIQHEKADYEAWLGVTFAISFSEQKKSTDTISVNTDNSPFRNADGSLLFRPAGHGALIENLNDIDADIVFIKNIDNVVPDEIKEPTVTYKKVLAAVLLDAQQQITRLQGLLEADGVSEGYLAEADELFRRTLFTLPPEDFDSLSNEEKLAYFRRKLDRPVRVCGMVKNVGEPGGGPFWAKNDDGSVSLQVVESAQIDLTDPQQKAIFDEATHFNPVDLVCGLKDREGNKYNLPDFRDPQTGFITAKSKDGKDLKAQELPGLWNGAMADWNTIFVEVPLITFNPVKTVNDLLRKEHQPS from the coding sequence ATGCAGTTCACCGAACAAGATCAGGCCCAGATTCAGGCGCAGGGAATCACAAGCAACCAGATTGACCAGCAAATCCAGCACTTCGTGCAGGGTTTTCCATACTTAAATGTCATTAAGGCCGCTACGATCGGCGACGGGATCGTACGGGTTTCCGATGAGCAGTTGCCGGCCTATCTCCGGCGCTTCGACGAAGCTGCCCATGAGCGCGACCTGGTGAAGTTTGTGCCGGCTTCCGGCGCGGCTACCCGGATGTTTAAATCCCTGTTTGCGGCCCTGGACGGTAAGTTCGACAAATCGGTTGATGAAGTGTTCGCCCGGCTGACTGACTTCGCCTTTTACGATGATCTGAAAGCAGCAATGACAGCCAAAGGAGCCGATCTGGACAAAGCCCTTGCCGAAAACGACCGTCAGACAGTTCTCCGCTTTCTTCTAACGGACGAAGGGCTGGATTACGGCAGTCTACCGAAAGGTCTGCTGAAGTTTCACCGCTATCTCGATGGCCCCCGAACGCCAGTGGAAGAGCATCTAGTTGAAGGCGCGGCCTATGCTAACTCGGATGGTCTGGTTCGGATTCATTTTACGGTCTCACCCGAACACCGCGAACGGTTCGAACAGCTTATTCAGCATGAAAAGGCAGACTATGAAGCCTGGCTGGGCGTAACGTTTGCTATCAGTTTTTCGGAGCAGAAGAAATCGACCGATACGATCTCGGTCAATACGGACAATTCGCCTTTCCGGAATGCCGATGGTTCGTTGCTGTTTCGTCCGGCTGGTCATGGTGCCCTAATCGAAAATCTCAACGACATTGACGCCGACATTGTGTTTATCAAGAACATCGACAATGTCGTGCCTGATGAGATCAAGGAGCCGACCGTTACGTACAAGAAAGTTCTGGCGGCCGTCCTGCTGGACGCTCAGCAGCAGATAACGCGTTTGCAGGGCCTGTTAGAAGCTGATGGCGTAAGCGAAGGCTACTTGGCCGAAGCCGACGAACTGTTCCGCCGAACGCTGTTCACGCTGCCTCCCGAAGATTTCGACAGCTTATCGAACGAAGAAAAACTGGCGTATTTCCGGCGCAAGCTAGACCGGCCCGTGCGGGTCTGCGGTATGGTCAAAAACGTTGGCGAGCCGGGTGGCGGTCCTTTCTGGGCTAAAAATGACGATGGTTCCGTATCCCTGCAGGTGGTTGAATCGGCCCAGATTGACCTGACGGACCCGCAGCAAAAAGCTATTTTTGACGAAGCTACGCACTTTAACCCGGTTGATCTGGTGTGCGGCCTGAAAGATCGGGAGGGGAATAAATATAATCTGCCCGACTTCCGCGACCCACAGACGGGGTTTATCACCGCCAAGTCAAAAGACGGGAAAGACCTCAAAGCGCAGGAACTACCCGGCTTGTGGAATGGCGCAATGGCTGACTGGAATACGATCTTTGTCGAAGTTCCGCTGATTACGTTTAACCCCGTGAAGACTGTAAACGACCTGCTGCGTAAAGAACACCAGCCCAGTTAG
- a CDS encoding RrF2 family transcriptional regulator, with translation MISKKAKYAIKALKVLTEEYGKGPVLISYISAKENIPKKFLEAILLELRNHGILQSQKGKGGGYLLRVDPGRVNLAQVLRVIDGPIAPTPCVSFNFYVKCDDCTDEVACALKPIMERVRDANLGVYENTTLLTFQNPTSLETREIPIGAKAAELTESPANLMSA, from the coding sequence ATGATCTCTAAGAAAGCTAAGTATGCCATCAAAGCCCTAAAGGTTTTGACTGAAGAGTACGGGAAAGGTCCCGTCCTGATTTCTTACATTTCGGCGAAGGAAAACATTCCGAAAAAATTCTTAGAGGCCATTTTGCTGGAGTTGCGGAATCACGGTATTCTGCAGAGCCAGAAAGGGAAAGGGGGCGGTTATCTGTTACGCGTTGATCCGGGCCGGGTTAATCTGGCGCAGGTACTGCGGGTTATCGATGGCCCTATTGCGCCAACGCCCTGCGTATCGTTTAACTTCTACGTCAAATGCGACGACTGCACCGACGAGGTGGCCTGCGCGCTGAAACCAATTATGGAACGGGTTCGGGATGCAAACCTCGGTGTTTACGAGAACACGACGTTGTTAACGTTCCAGAATCCCACTTCACTCGAAACAAGAGAAATTCCCATCGGCGCGAAAGCCGCCGAACTAACGGAGTCCCCGGCTAATTTGATGTCGGCTTAA
- the def gene encoding peptide deformylase: MILPIIAYGDPVLRKRAKNIEPGSMDVKALSENMFETMYAASGVGLAAPQIGQSIRLFVVDGEPLNEGEPEEDIDKSVVGFKKVFINPEIIEEAGDDWGFEEGCLSIPGIRGEVFRPEIIVIRYFDVDWNEHEEEYDGMAARIIQHEYDHLEGKLFTDYLPPLRRQLIKKKLSEITKGRTDAEYRMKFPK; encoded by the coding sequence ATGATTCTCCCAATTATTGCCTATGGCGACCCGGTTCTGCGAAAGCGAGCCAAAAATATAGAACCCGGCTCAATGGACGTAAAGGCGTTGAGCGAGAATATGTTCGAGACAATGTATGCTGCATCGGGCGTGGGGCTGGCCGCTCCTCAGATTGGCCAGAGTATCCGGCTATTTGTCGTTGACGGCGAGCCGTTGAATGAGGGCGAACCCGAAGAAGACATCGACAAAAGTGTAGTCGGATTCAAAAAGGTGTTTATCAACCCCGAAATTATTGAGGAAGCCGGCGACGACTGGGGCTTTGAAGAAGGCTGCCTGAGTATTCCCGGCATTCGGGGCGAGGTGTTTCGGCCCGAAATTATCGTGATTCGATACTTCGATGTCGACTGGAACGAACACGAAGAAGAATACGACGGGATGGCTGCCCGGATCATCCAGCACGAGTACGACCACCTGGAAGGCAAGTTGTTCACGGATTACCTGCCTCCTCTTCGCCGTCAGCTGATTAAGAAAAAGCTGTCTGAAATCACAAAAGGACGAACCGACGCCGAGTATCGGATGAAGTTTCCAAAGTAG